Proteins from one Nilaparvata lugens isolate BPH chromosome 10, ASM1435652v1, whole genome shotgun sequence genomic window:
- the LOC111047259 gene encoding magnesium-dependent phosphatase 1 isoform X1, whose amino-acid sequence MARIPKLIVFDLDHTLWPFKIDECVFPFRRKSDGRVVDGSNTNELKLFPEVLETLQTLRDEKHCLAVASRIKDIAGAYQVLHFLQIYNLFTFVKIYPGYKIPHFRMLQRKSGIDFVDMLFFDDDRRNLRDVKRLGVTTFQVIEGINKKTVENGFTEFANKFSSTSDN is encoded by the exons ATCACACTTTATGGCCTTTTAAAATAGATGAATGTGTTTTCCCTTTCCGGAGAAAGAG TGATGGTAGAGTGGTTGACGGATCTAACACAAATGAACTGAAGCTATTTCCCGAAGTTCTTGAAACCCTTCAAACATTGAGAGATGAGAAGCATTGCTTAGCGGTGGCGTCTAGAATCAAAGACATCGCTGGCGCCTACCAAGTGTTGCATTTCTTACAAATCTACAATCTTTTCACGTTTGTGAAAATTTATCCTGGTTATAAGATTCCTCACTTCCGAAT GTTGCAGAGAAAGTCAGGCATTGATTTCGTTGATATGCTTTTTTTCGACGATGACAGACGAAACTTGAGGGATGTAAAAAGATTGGGAGTAACGACGTTTCAAGTAATTGAAGGTATAAACAAAAAGACTGTAGAGAATGGATTCACAGAATTTGCGAATAAGTTTTCTTCTACGAGTGATAACTAA
- the LOC111047259 gene encoding magnesium-dependent phosphatase 1 isoform X2 produces the protein MARIPKLIVFDLDYTLWPFWVDTHVTPPFKKDPKTGNIIDRHGKKIKIYPEVPKMLQHLHDNNYTLGVASRTGEIEGAKSLLHLLDWDKYFKYKEIYPGDKTTHFSRFKKNTGLPYEDMLFFDDENRNIVDVSKLGATCILVQDGMSMDELDKGLKRFANKSK, from the exons ATTACACACTTTGGCCTTTCTGGGTTGACACTCATGTCACTCCACCATTCAAAAAGGATCCAAA gACTGGAAATATTATTGACCGGCATGgtaaaaagataaaaatctacCCAGAAGTTCCAAAAATGCTTCAGCATCTACATGACAACAACTATACATTGGGAGTAGCATCCAGGACTGGAGAGATAGAGGGCGCTAAGAGTCTTCTCCATTTACTCGATTGGGACAAATATTTCAAGTACAAAGAAATCTATCCTGGAGATAAAACTACACATTTCAGCAG ATTCAAGAAAAATACTGGACTACCCTACGAAGATATGTTGTTTTTTGATGATGAAAACCGGAATATAGTGGATGTTTCCAAGTTGGGTGCGACTTGTATATTGGTTCAGGATGGGATGAGCATGGATGAGTTGGACAAAGGATTGAAACGATTCGCCAATAAATCTAAGTGA